In the Juglans microcarpa x Juglans regia isolate MS1-56 chromosome 6D, Jm3101_v1.0, whole genome shotgun sequence genome, one interval contains:
- the LOC121235077 gene encoding RNA-binding protein rsd1-like, with protein MSDHLVGGFDLNFAVDKGNEIQDYIDDSDDLKVDLSQHGKLGSPSLPVDFSYDKSSLEKSYPVPAEFDPDDNRNTKFDCDQERTQSPVKNNYSQGEMDELNGNNLFNSSQFKAQKFHGEKGTKDSAHSQESLLMVEENPGEQMESDSGLGRPSICNEIEGGGGTNTAQLLPSPRSPWCKDEPKNGSLYQFKNSTAENKKLGMHSGMQSPKRMPRRSTSPVMERLMLVSPERSPYVHHSPNSQKASSSQQGFQDSSYSPRPQRHKHSSAERCSLNKVVQSQDHISSARETSTSPLISRHSSRRKDDSSQKGISASQKTSYSPPNYKRRDRSVSRSPIQRRDHKRDYHDRSLPRSPYSRTRYRSPRRWPSPRRRSPPLGYHLHHRTPKKRPWSPPRNRRTGAGLPGRNLFIAGFSFLTTERDLERKFSRFGRVRDVRIVRDKRSGDSRGFGFLSLERDEDADAAIRALDETEWNGRIILVEKSKS; from the exons ATGAGTGATCATTTGGTTGGAGGATTTGACCTTAACTTTGCTGTTgataaaggaaatgaaattcAAGACTATATTGATGATAGTGATGACTTGAAAGTGGATCTAAGTCAGCATGGGAAACTGGGTTCCCCTTCACTGCCTGTAGATTTCTCATATGACAAATCTTCTCTTGAAAAATCTTATCCTGTGCCAGCTGAATTTGATCCTGATGATAatagaaatacaaaatttgacTGTGATCAAGAGAGGACTCAGTCTCCAGTGAAGAACAACTATTCCCAAGGTGAGATGGATGAATTGAATGGCAATAATTTGTTTAACTCCTCTCAGTTCAAGGCACAAAAGTTTCATGGTGAAAAGGGAACTAAAGATTCTGCCCATTCACAGGAGTCTCTTCTGATGGTCGAGGAAAACCCAGGAGAACAAATGGAGAGCGATTCTGGCCTAGGCAGGCCATCTATCTGTAATGAAATAGAAGGGGGAGGAGGTACTAATACAGCACAGTTGTTACCTTCTCCAAGGTCACCCTGGTGCAAAGATGAACCTAAGAATGGTAGTTTATACCAGTTCAAAAACTCCACCGCTGAGAACAAAAAGCTGGGCATGCATTCTGGTATGCAATCTCCCAAGAGAATGCCTAGACGATCAACCTCACCGGTGATGGAGAGACTGATGCTGGTTTCACCTGAAAGGTCTCCTTACGTACACCACTCACCCAATAGTCAGAAGGCATCATCTTCTCAACAAGGTTTTCAAGACTCATCATATTCACCCAGGCCACAAAGGCATAAACATTCTTCAGCTGAAAGGTGTAGCCTGAATAAAGTGGTTCAATCCCAGGATCATATATCTTCTGCCAGGGAAACTTCTACTTCTCCGCTGATATCTCGGCACAGTTCCAGGCGTAAGGATGATTCTTCTCAGAAGGGAATATCTGCATCACAAAAAACTAGTTACTCACCCCCAAACTATAAAAGACGGGACAGATCAGTGTCAAGGTCACCCATTCAGCGAAGGGATCACAAGAGAGATTATCATGACAGATCTTTACCGAGGTCCCCATATTCAAGAACTCGTTATAGATCCCCAAG GAGATGGCCTTCACCACGGCGAAGATCTCCTCCATTAGGGTATCATTTGCACCATCGGACCCCAAAGAAGAGACCCTGGTCTCCACCTCGTAATAGGCGTACTGGAGCAGGGTTACCAGGTAGAAACTTATTTATTGCAGGCTTTAGCTTTTTGACTACGGAAAgagatttggaaagaaagtTCTCTAGGTTTGGTCGTGTGCGAGATGTCCGTATTGTTCGAGACAAGAG GTCTGGGGATTCGCGTGGATTTGGATTTTTATCTCTGGAAAGGGATGAAGATGCAGATGCAGCAATAAGAGCTCTTGATGAGACTGAATGGAATGGGCGGATTATCCTTGTGGAGAAATCAAAATCTTAA